The Lactuca sativa cultivar Salinas chromosome 2, Lsat_Salinas_v11, whole genome shotgun sequence genome includes a window with the following:
- the LOC111876673 gene encoding uncharacterized protein LOC111876673: MDSVVATVSGYHGSERFKLIKLVSQSGASYVGAMNPSTTHLVCRKFEGKKYELARKFKIIVVNHRWIEDCINQGRRVSERPYMKHCGFEVGPLLLEAPVVANEVRSVFGEVPTTSNFSENPVINIEDGESGDDDWKDSWLLKENLLPDVRQNKIRSNRLKRKCTNRQNKDCSESSKGGHRLILKNICNELKSCSDSEENSQHTEIHHNVVDIGEPSNSSGRQKSRRLFRKSFQDHEKRPLILEDLEKIEDLGTCCNLQDPDSNTRNPVNNSSEVDDDKCNGRKLSTTPHQLSCVICWTDFSSTRGVLPCGHRFCFSCIQNWADHMASMKKVSTCPLCKASFYSIKKMEDALSSDQKIYSQTVPNENASMDVYILPHAEASTFHTLGSIPSTPVCYQCGCVEPEELLVRCDSCQIRCVHSYCLDPPQFPWVCIQCKDLRMRYFR, from the exons ATGGATTCAGTTGTCGCTACGGTTAGTGGATACCACGGATCTGAGCGATTTAAACTTATCAAATTAGTATCTCAATCTGGTGCAAGTTATGTTGGAGCAATGAATCCCTCTACCACGCATTTG GTGTGTCGCAAATTTGAGGGGAAGAAATATGAACTTGCCAGGAAATTTAAGATAATCGTGGTGAATCATCGATGGATTGAGGACTGTATAAACCAAGGCAGGCGAGTTTCTGAGCGTCCCTATATGAAACACTG TGGGTTTGAGGTGGGGCCCTTGCTGTTGGAGGCCCCAGTTGTTGCTAATGAAGTAAGAAGTGTATTTGGAGAGGTACCTACCACCAGCAACTTCTCGGAAAATCCTGTGATTAACATTGAAGATGGTGAAAGTGGCGATGATGATTGGAAAGATTCTTGGTTGTTGAAAGAG AATCTGCTTCCTGATGTGAGACAAAATAAGATCCGTTCCAATAGATTAAAGAGAAAATGTACTAACAGACAAAATAAGGACTGTTCTGAATCCTCCAAAGGAGGTCATAGGCTGATTCTTAAGAATATATGTAACGAGCTCAAGTCTTGTTCAGATTCAGAGGAAAATTCCCAACACACAGAAATTCACCACAATGTTGTTGACATTGGCGAGCCTTCTAATTCTTCTGGGAGGCAAAAAAGCAGAAGACTTTTCAGAAAAAGCTTTCAAGATCATGAGAAAAGACCTTTAATCTTGGAGGATCTTGAAAAGATTGAAGATTTAGGGACTTGTTGTAATCTTCAAGATCCAGACTCTAACACAAGGAATCCTGTAAATAACTCTTCAGAAGTTGATGATGATAAATGTAATGGAAGGAAATTATCTACAACACCACATCAGTTATCATGTGTTATATGCTGGACAGATTTTAGTTCAACTAGAGGAGTTCTTCCATGTGGACATCGCTTCTGTTTTTCATGCATTCAGAATTGGGCAGATCATATG GCTTCTATGAAAAAGGTTTCCACATGTCCTTTGTGTAAGGCCAGTTTTTACAGCATAAAGAAGATGGAAGATGCTTTATCTTCTGATCAGAAAATATACTCTCAAACAGTTCCTAATGAGAATGCCTCCATGGATGTATACATTCTTCCGCATGCAGAAGCATCCACATTTCATACCTTG GGATCAATACCATCAACACCAGTTTGCTACCAGTGTGGTTGTGTTGAACCTGAGGAGCTTCTAGTGAGATGTGATAGTTGTCAGATACGTTGTGTTCATTCTTATTGCTTGGATCCTCCACAATTTCCATGGGTATGCATTCAGTGTAAGGATCTTCGTATGCGATATTTCCGTTAA
- the LOC111876672 gene encoding protein FLX-like 2: protein MGSKGRLPPPHHLRRPLPGPGIGHHDSIPPEIHPQHGRFPPYDMLPHPEIMEQKLAAQHMEMQKLATENQRLAATHGTLRHDVAAIQHELQMLHNHIGGVKSEREHQIMGILDKIGKMEADLQGAEPLKLELHQARTEAQSLVSAREELVTRVQKLTEDHQRVHMDLQQVPALMSELDMLRQEYQHCRATYEYEKKVYNDHLESLQVMEKNYMTMASEVEKLRAELKKHAENDRRAGGPYAGYNEKEASGHNPVGQHTFESAYGVAGAAPGYGPGPVVPGYGLHKGPGPGAPPYEPQRGPGYEPQRYDPHRVGPGYDLYRGPGYDMQRGSGYDARRGSNSDAQDAANVSYGSVAVTGHGGSGFQGIQPPPPPVVDGNHPARR from the exons ATGGGAAGCAAAGGTAGACTTCCTCCTCCTCATCATTTAAGGCGTCCACTACCTGGCCCTGGAATCGGACATCATGATTCCATTCCTCCTGAAATCCATCCTCAACATGGTCGTTTTCCTCCATATGATATGTTACCACATCcagaaatcatggaacaaaagcTTGCTGCACAGCACATGGAAATGCAGAAACTTGCAACAGAAAACCAAAGGTTAGCTGCTACTCATGGAACCTTGAGGCATGATGTTGCAGCCATACAACATGAGCTACAAATGTTACATAACCACATAGGAGGTGTAAAATCAGAAAGAGAACATCAAATAATGGGGATCTTAGACAAAATCGGGAAAATGGAAGCAGATCTCCAAGGTGCAGAGCCACTTAAACTAGAACTGCATCAGGCACGAACAGAGGCACAGAGCTTGGTTTCAGCTAGGGAAGAACTCGTTACAAGAGTACAGAAACTAACAGAAGATCATCAGAGAGTTCACATGGATTTGCAACAGGTTCCTGCTTTGATGTCAGAACTTGATATGCTTAGACAAGAGTATCAGCATTGTAGGGCAACTTATGAGTATGAGAAGAAAGTTTACAACGATCATTTAGAGTCTCTTCAGGTGATGGAAAAGAACTATATGACAATGGCAAGCGAAGTGGAAAAGCTTCGAGCTGAATTAAAGAAACACGCTGAAAACGACAGGAGGGCGG GTGGGCCCTATGCTGGTTACAATGAGAAAGAAGCTTCTGGACATAATCCTGTAGGACAACACACTTTTGAATCAGCCTATGGTGTTGCGGGTGCTGCTCCAGGTTATGGACCTGGACCAGTGGTTCCAGGTTATGGTCTTCATAAAGGACCGGGTCCTGGTGCACCACCTTATGAACCACAAAGAGGACCAGGGTATGAGCCACAGAGATATGATCCGCATAGAGTAGGACCTGGTTATGATTTGTACAGAGGACCTGGTTATGATATGCAACGTGGGTCCGGTTATGATGCACGGAGAGGATCTAATTCTGATGCACAAGATGCGGCTAATGTTTCGTATGGTTCAGTGGCGGTGACTGGTCATGGTGGAAGTGGGTTTCAGGGAATACAGCCGCCACCGCCGCCAGTGGTGGATGGTAACCACCCTGCCCGGAGATAG
- the LOC111876634 gene encoding uncharacterized protein LOC111876634 gives MANKKRVRLPTRKVILERQAVREELLHNLLEGGQCRDLIRMSENAFRRLCEILQTVGGLRRTQRMSVEEHVARFLHIVSNDLRTRFTSWMYRRSRSTTSRCFHRVLRSIIAIEGLYIQQPTGDVVPREIQENRRFYPFFKDCIGAIDGTHVRVHVPNRDAPRYRGRKGYPTINVLAACTFDLKFTYVLTGWEGTASDSRIIKNTFTRDDKLLIPSGRYCLVDGGLPHTNKLMAPYRGVRYHLKEYSMRGPQNSKELFNLRHASLRNAIERAFGVLKRRFPIIRSTTEPFYSCETQSAIFLACCILHNFLLDEDRGTNLEDEVMQEILNEPQEQDRRNSTETDEDNSRADQLRNSIANEMWANYLAHSNN, from the exons ATGGCCAACAAAAAGCGGGTTAGGTTACCCACTAGAAAAGTTATTTTAGAAAGACAAGCTGTACGGGAAGAGTTGCTACACAATCTTTTAGAAGGTGGTCAATGTCGTGACCTTATTCGTATGAGTGAAAATGCTTTTAGGAGATTGTGTGAAATCTTACAAACTGTAGGTGGTCTACGACGTACGCAACGCATGTCCGTTGAGGAACATGTTGCTAGATTTTTGCATATTGTAAGTAATGATTTGCGAACTCGGTTTACCTCGTGGATGTATCGTCGCTCTAGATCAACAACGAGTAGGTGCTTCCATAGAGTATTACGATCGATTATAGCAATAGAAGGTCTTTATATTCAGCAACCTACAGGTGATGTTGTCCCGAGAGAAATTCAAGAAAATAGGAGATTTTATCCTTTTTTCAAGGATTGTATAGGGGCAATAGATGGAACACATGTTCGTGTCCATGTGCCTAACAGAGATGCCCCTAGATACCGTGGTCGTAAGGGATACCCGACAATAAATGTATTAGCTGCTTGCACATTTGATTTGAAGTTTACGTATGTGTTAACGGGTTGGGAGGGTACTGCATCAGACTCGAGAATAATAAAGAACACATTTACTAGAGATGATAAACTACTAATTCCATCAG GTAGATATTGTTTAGTAGATGGGGGTTTGCCTCATACGAATAAACTAATGGCGCCATATAGAGGTGTTAGATATCATTTAAAAGAGTACTCCATGCGTGGTCCACAAAATTCTAAAGAGTTGTTTAATCTTCGTCATGCTTCGTTACGTAACGCCATTGAACGAGCTTTTGGTGTCCTTAAAAGAAGGTTTCCTATCATTCGAAGTACAACGGAACCATTTTACTCTTGTGAAACACAATCTGCCATATTTTTGGCATGTTGTATTCTACACAACTTTTTACTAGATGAAGACCGCGGCACAAATCTTGAAGATGAGGTGATGCAGGAGATCTTAAACGAACCACAAGAGCAAGATCGTCGTAATTCAACAGAAACAGATGAGGATAATAGTAGGGCAGATCAACTAAGGAATTCAATTGCAAATGAAATGTGGGCAAATTATTTGGCACATTCAAACAATTAA